GAAgagcaaaaaaaaaaagatcAACAAGAATGgaaacaataaaaaatatcataaaGCTTTTGCATTTAGTGGAGGTATAAAAAGTGCTCATAGAAGAAAACAACATTTATTTGAattagaagaaaaaaagttaAGAGTACAAAAAGTTTATAAAGAAGGTAATAAAAGTAGTCCTTTAATTGTAGTAATTCAAGGTGCTAAAGGTGTTGGTAAAAGTActttattaaaaagtttaataaaatattatgtaggaataacaataaatgatattaaAGGACCTATATCTATTTTTACAaagaatttaaaaagatatacatttatcgaagttaatgatgatatattacatatgaTAGATGTTGCAAAAATTGCTGATATATGTATACTTGTTATTGATGGAAGTTATGGTATAGAATTAGAAACTCTggaatttttaaatattttatatactcATGGACTTCCTAAAGTTTTAGGTGTTGTCACTCATTTAGATAAATTTAAAGATAGTAAAAGCATAcgaaaaagaaaaaaaaaactaaaTAAAAGGTACTCAGAAGAATTAGTCGAAGGATCCAAACTATTTTTTCTAAGCGgtatacaaaataatagatataataaaacagaaataagaaatttatgtaaatttttatCGGTAATCAAAAAACCCATAATTTCGTGGAGAGAACAACatggatatatattaggGTTGAAATTAGATGTAGACGAtcttttaattaataatcaaattacatctcaaaaaaaaaaccttCAAAGTGAACATGTTCACAATGAAAATTATGTGAATCACACATCttatgataatgatgaagaaaatgaaaaaaaacTCACCAACTTTTTAACAAATTgtgatgaaaaaattaaaatatctATTGAAGGATATGTTTATGGAAgtaaaatttataaaaatcaaaaagTACACATTCCTAATATTGGGGATGTTGAAATTGATAACATACAAATCTTACAGGAACCTTTTAAATTAgatgaacaaaaaaagaacCCAAATATTTATGCTCCTATGTCAGATGTGGGAAATCTAACATTTGATTTTGATAACATGTATATTCATATACCAAAGAATAAAGTTAATTTTACCAGAGACGAATTTTTGTTGGCTGACCAAAGAGAGGAAACAATTCCAGGGGATCGCAGCAGCGAAAAGAATGGTAATACATTGAAGGATGGTGAAGTAGGTAGTGATGTAGATGATAACGATGATGATGTAGGTGATGATAACGTTGATGTAGGTGATGATAACGTTGATGTAGGTGATGATAACGTTGATGTAGGTGATGATGATGACGttgatgatgatgatgatgatgatgataacGATGActatgatgatgatgataacGATGACGATGATGATAATCAGAATACTGATAAATCCTCCCATCATAATAAACAAAGTAATGACAATGAAAAATACATAACAGATAgcataaaaatgataagaGAATTACAAAAATCGAATGGTGTTTTTTCAAAACAACAAAAAGACAATTTGATTCTTTTTAATGAAACGAATGACAATAATGGCCCATCCAATATAAGGAGGAAAGCCCCATCGAATGTTTACATCAGTGAAAAAcagaaaaagaaaaaacagCAAGATAGTTATGTTAATGAAAAGGCagaagaatataataaattggAATCAATTctttatgaaaaaaaaaacaatgACGAAGAATATTATTGTGCAAATAATGTAACCATTTCTTCtgatgatgataaagaGGAAAATGATGCTTCCTTTAGAGAGTTTTACAGAAAGTATGGATTAAACGCTGATATGTCTGATGACGGGGGGAATAATgatgtaaatatatataatggtCAAGAAAACGAGGagaaattaaaagataCCTATGATAAGCTTATTGATGGGGGGGAAGACGAAGATGActatgatgatgaaaatgatgaaaatgacgatgatgatgaaaatgatgatgaaaatgaaaatgatgatgatgatgaaaatgatgaaaatgacgatgatgatgaaaatgacgatgatgatgaaaatgaaaatgatgatgatgatgaaaatgatggtgatgaaaataatgatgatggtgatgaaaatgatgatgatgatgaaaatgatgatgataataataataataataataataaagaattaaaacataaaaatacTTTGGATCCTAACAAATCCAAGGTGAGTCGAATGGAAGCACACGACATAGCAGACATTTTATCCTTTGATAACAAAATTAGTCTGGACACCTTTATATACGATTTTAGTTACATTAATCGAAAAAACAATTTACTATATTTTAGAGGGGATGttataaatgtaataaagCGAGAAGAAAGAAAATTAGATGAGTCATCCCATTTGCAAGAATATGAAGAacacttttattttataaaaaatatgttaagCACAGATATCGTTGAAGATAAGAAAAGAGTATGTTATAGTTTTATGAACGAggataattattattatgataagTTAGATACTTTTAGGAGTGATGAGGAAgacatttttatttttaataatttgtCTATATCTGTATATGATATAGTAGATAGCAATATAGTGGATAATTTCTTTTCACGTTACGATAAGGTGTATAGGATGTTTTTTAAGAATCGCAAGAGAGGAGATATGGGAATAAATAGCGAAGGAGAtgataataacaatattgatgataataatagtaatagtggtgataataacaaccatagtgatgataataacaaccatagtgatgataataatagtaatagtgatgataacaatattaatagtGATGATAACAATATGAATAGTGATGGTGATAATTACTTGAAAGATAAGGATAAAGGTAACATAGGTAACGAAACggatataaaagaaaactTAAAAAAGGTAAAAGAAGAGAAATTGattgaaaaagaaaaatatcGAGAAACTGAAAAAATCGGTGTTTTAAATAGTGGTTATGGTTCATCAGTAAATATAGGAGAATATGTACGTATTGAActaaatatagaaaaaaaaaagctagcaatattaaaaaataatttaataatatgtgGTGGTATACAAAcatatgaagaaaaagattCATTAATACATTGTAGAATAAAAAAGCATAGATGGTTTCCAAAATTATTAAGATCTAATGACccattaatattttcagTAGGATGGAGAAGATATCAAAGTATCCCTATATATTCAATAAGCGAAAGAAATAATGTAAGATTAagatatttaaaatatactACTGAACATATGCATTGCAATTGTACTTTTTATGGTCCATTGGCTAGTGTGAATAGTGGTATTTTAgctttatataattataagaaGGTTCCTTTTTATcgtatatgtataaatggtttaataatagaaacaaataataatttaaatattatgaagaaattaaaattaatagGGGAAccatataaaatatttaaaaatacagcttttgttaaaaatatgtttaacTCTGATTTAGAAGTATGTAAATTTCTTAATTGTCCTGTTGTAACTCCTAGTGGTATTAAAGgattaattaaaaataaaataaataataatggtGATTTCAGATGTACTTTTGCAGATAAAATCAGAATGAGTGATATTGTTATActaaaattatatgtaaatgttaaaataaagaaattttattatttcgatattgaaaataaaattaaatcCATAAATGAACTCagatatttatataatatttatgttaatcataataataattatagaTCTATGCCATTCAGACATTTCTATCATACCAAAATTCAAATCAaatcaaaattattaaaagatttACCTTTCAAATCAAAACCTaaattattcaaaaaattacaaaatcATTCCAATTTAAACAACAAACaacaaacaaataatattaataacaaaaaaacaaaaacagATCAAATCAATTTTAATGCTCTACCAAATCCAAAACTTGCTGCAAAATGGTACCAAATGTTACAcacaattaaaaaaaatatactagaccaaaaaaaaatcaaatcACAATTATCTTATCACAAAAAGTTAAaggaaaaattaaaaatacaacAAGCAAAGAGTCAAGTCGTAAAAcaaaggaaaaaaatttcataCAAAAAGGgaagaaaataattcatctaaaaggaaaaatattatatcatacaagttatttatacatatatatatatatatatatatatagaatacATTCTAATCacatttgtttttttataattcgTCGTCTGTTGTTTatcatatgaaaaattatttcctaaacatatattgtgaaatttttttttttttgttaaattTGTATCtacatattaaatatatatatatatatatatgtttacaTGGAATACGTCagttaatattatttaaaaattatatacatatatatatatatatattttaatacaaacttgttcattttcttataacatataaaataaaataaaaaattaaaatacaTCTAGCATTAATTCAAAAACGCAAAGTTTACAACTATAactacatatatatatatatatatatatatatatatattttttatgtgtgtaaaaaatatttaccTTAACACAAAATAAGTTCAATTACCCTTTTAATagtttaaatatatatatatatacatacatatgtgtgaaaaaataattatataaaaagaaccatcctttatatacatacatatatgtatattttttttttttttaccataaaagtttttattatgaatataatttattatatatatatatatataattttgaattcttctttattttaaaatgcaattttattttgattaacattttttgttttattttggttaacattttttattttattttattttggtttatcctttatattttattttattttattttggtttatcctttatattttattttatttttttttttttgtaataatacattatGGTAACATGtatattcttcttttaatataaaaataaaatgaaataaaccaaaaaaaaaattcatcctttaacaaatatattataatatatatattttttttttatttccttttattttttataatataatatacacatatacataacatattcattttatttggtaaaaaaaattaatcaaaatacatttttatcatataatcAATCTGTTGTCctttaaaagaaaaaaatatacaatattaACACATATTTTgcaaaaaaataaaaattgagagtgtgtaataaaaattaatataattatatgtatataaagtttcaaattatatgataattaattccttttttttttccttcttttttttttttttttttttttttgttttagTTTCCAAGATAAGATCTCATAaagtatacatatacatttacataaatataataacaatataatataattttagtatataaaaatatactaataatacatataaatattaatattgtcatatataaattttttttctttttttttcatccttttacatatattccttaattttattatattatataaataaaaaaaaatatatatatatatattatatatatatattcataatttttccatgtttatattttttaattaattttttacataatatttatacgaacacaaataaaatggcttattatttatcaaatttaaataataatgaaaaatatgaaacCAACCAAAGTTATAATTCTACAAAAGTTTTTAATTCTAAACTAGTTTTATTAGGTTATTAGAATGAATAATCATAAATcgtttatttttatcatccatatataaatgcaagtttttttttattttattaatatattatatatatataatatatatatataattatatatttcgtGATAATATcgaataataattctttatatatatatatatatatatatattcaaaatattatttattttattacatatatatttatttataggAGATACATCTGTTGGGAAATCTTGTATCGTTGTAAGATTTGctaaaaatgaattttatgaatatcAAGAATCAACGATTGGtggtaaaaaaaaaaattttatttatgtccataatttatatttatattttatatgcatatgaagataaataattttattcgttattcttttttaaattatgtatataagaaatatattagataTAAGTATGAAGATGTGCCCATTATTAaattgttcatatatatatgtatatgtatatatatttttttttatttcgAAGCTGCTTTTATGACCCAGTTAATTGATATTGGTGAATGCACGATTAAATTTGAAATATGGGACACAGCAGGGtactataaaaaaaatatatatatatataataataaataaataaatgtatataaaaataataagttGGTTGTTAATccatattttcattttctacaaaattattataacacAATTTTAATTGtcttcaatatttttactatAGACAAGAACGTTATAGAAGTTTAGCTCCGATGTATTACAGgtacataatatattttttatgtatttatatattattgttaacgacgtaaataaataaataaataaataaataaatatatatatatatatatatatatatatatatatatatatatattatattttttaacattcatgttaataaaatgtaattaattttttaatatttcaaCCATTTTAGAGGTGCATCGGCAGCCGTTATAGTTTAtgatataacaaataaaaaatccTTTGAAGGAGCTAAAGGATGGATTCATGAATTAAAATCAGTACACTCaaatgatataattataggttaataaaaaaaaaaaaaaaaaaaattatcgatatattatatatatttttgtatgtCAAACTGAAATTGCTTATATGtaatgaattattttattttatttttttattttttatttgtatctaattattattacagCTCTAGCaggtaataaaaatgacTTGGAAGAACACAGAGCTGTAGACCGAGAAgtaatacaaaaaaaataaaataatatataaataaataaataaataaatatatatatatatatatatatatatatatatatatatatatatatatatatataataccttcatatatataccaaTATTCCTgaatatttcatatataaattttacacattttgaaatatagaatgcatgaattatatacaaatatatgaaCAGTTCATgcaaaatatttttatttttatttttatttttgtttttattttcctttttttttttttttttttttactaaTTTTTTTAGCTAGCCGAATCTTTTGcaaatagtaataatattttgttcattGAAACATCAGCAAAAACTGGACAAAATGTTAACGAATTGTTCTTAAGAATAGgttaa
This genomic stretch from Plasmodium reichenowi strain SY57 chromosome 1, whole genome shotgun sequence harbors:
- a CDS encoding small ribosomal subunit assembling AARP2 protein, giving the protein MDDKKKHHKKKKVGKKSKKKKINKNGNNKKYHKAFAFSGGIKSAHRRKQHLFELEEKKLRVQKVYKEGNKSSPLIVVIQGAKGVGKSTLLKSLIKYYVGITINDIKGPISIFTKNLKRYTFIEVNDDILHMIDVAKIADICILVIDGSYGIELETLEFLNILYTHGLPKVLGVVTHLDKFKDSKSIRKRKKKLNKRYSEELVEGSKLFFLSGIQNNRYNKTEIRNLCKFLSVIKKPIISWREQHGYILGLKLDVDDLLINNQITSQKKNLQSEHVHNENYVNHTSYDNDEENEKKLTNFLTNCDEKIKISIEGYVYGSKIYKNQKVHIPNIGDVEIDNIQILQEPFKLDEQKKNPNIYAPMSDVGNLTFDFDNMYIHIPKNKVNFTRDEFLLADQREETIPGDRSSEKNGNTLKDGEVGSDVDDNDDDVGDDNVDVGDDNVDVGDDNVDVGDDDDVDDDDDDDDNDDYDDDDNDDDDDNQNTDKSSHHNKQSNDNEKYITDSIKMIRELQKSNGVFSKQQKDNLILFNETNDNNGPSNIRRKAPSNVYISEKQKKKKQQDSYVNEKAEEYNKLESILYEKKNNDEEYYCANNVTISSDDDKEENDASFREFYRKYGLNADMSDDGGNNDVNIYNGQENEEKLKDTYDKLIDGGEDEDDYDDENDENDDDDENDDENENDDDDENDENDDDDENDDDDENENDDDDENDGDENNDDGDENDDDDENDDDNNNNNNNKELKHKNTLDPNKSKVSRMEAHDIADILSFDNKISLDTFIYDFSYINRKNNLLYFRGDVINVIKREERKLDESSHLQEYEEHFYFIKNMLSTDIVEDKKRVCYSFMNEDNYYYDKLDTFRSDEEDIFIFNNLSISVYDIVDSNIVDNFFSRYDKVYRMFFKNRKRGDMGINSEGDDNNNIDDNNSNSGDNNNHSDDNNNHSDDNNSNSDDNNINSDDNNMNSDGDNYLKDKDKGNIGNETDIKENLKKVKEEKLIEKEKYRETEKIGVLNSGYGSSVNIGEYVRIELNIEKKKLAILKNNLIICGGIQTYEEKDSLIHCRIKKHRWFPKLLRSNDPLIFSVGWRRYQSIPIYSISERNNVRLRYLKYTTEHMHCNCTFYGPLASVNSGILALYNYKKVPFYRICINGLIIETNNNLNIMKKLKLIGEPYKIFKNTAFVKNMFNSDLEVCKFLNCPVVTPSGIKGLIKNKINNNGDFRCTFADKIRMSDIVILKLYVNVKIKKFYYFDIENKIKSINELRYLYNIYVNHNNNYRSMPFRHFYHTKIQIKSKLLKDLPFKSKPKLFKKLQNHSNLNNKQQTNNINNKKTKTDQINFNALPNPKLAAKWYQMLHTIKKNILDQKKIKSQLSYHKKLKEKLKIQQAKSQVVKQRKKISYKKGRK
- a CDS encoding ras-related protein Rab-5C, putative; protein product: MAYYLSNLNNNEKYETNQSYNSTKVFNSKLVLLGDTSVGKSCIVVRFAKNEFYEYQESTIGAAFMTQLIDIGECTIKFEIWDTAGQERYRSLAPMYYRGASAAVIVYDITNKKSFEGAKGWIHELKSVHSNDIIIALAGNKNDLEEHRAVDRELAESFANSNNILFIETSAKTGQNVNELFLRIAKKLPLHKKEQEKCPAIQINNTEETKKKCC